The following is a genomic window from Amycolatopsis cihanbeyliensis.
GCACGTGGTGGTGATGCACCGCGGCGCGCTGGTCGCCGACGGCGAGGTCGGCGAGATCGTCGCCGCCGGCGGTGAGGCGACCTTCCGGGTGGACCGGCCGGAGGAGGCCGCGGTGGCGCTCAGGGCGATCACCGGAGTGTCCACTGTGGAAGTCGACGGCGAGCTCGTGCACGCGGATCTGGACGGGCTACCGCGCTCGGAGGCGGTGGCCGCGCTGGTCGGCGCCGGTGTCTCGGTGGAGCAGGCCGGGCCCCGGCGCAGGCTGGAGGACGCGTTCCTGCAACTGGTCGGAGAGGGTGGCCCCGGTGAGTGACGAAGGTAAGGATACGGTGGGCGAGCAGAACGCGCGGCTCGACCACGGGGTGCACACAGATCCCGCCGCGTTGCGGGAGCTCACCGCGGCGGCGGAACACGAGCGCACCGAGGTGGGTCCGGACGGCGCGGTGGCTGGCTACCGGGCGGGCCGGACGCTGCGACTGAGCGTCGAACTGCGCAGGCAGTTGCGCAGGCGGCGGACCCAGTTGGTGTTCGGCCTGGTGGCGCTGCTGCCGTTCGTCCTGGTGATCGCGTTCGAGATCGGGGAGGCGAACCCGAACCGGCGTTCCGGCGGCTTCGTCGACCTGGCCACCGCGAGCGCGCCGAACTTCGTGGTGCTCACCGTGATGGTGTCCGGCACCTTCCTGCTACCCATGATCGTCGCGTTGTTCTTCGGCGACACCATCGCCAGCGAATCGTCCTGGTCGAGCCTGAAGTACCTGCTGGCGATCCCGGTTCCGCGGCATCGGGTCCTGCGGCAGAAGGCGATCGCCTCGGCACTGCTGTCCGCCGCCACGCTCGCGCTGTTGCCCGCGGTGGCGCTGCTGGCCGGGGTGCTCTGGTACGGCGCGGGGGAGGCGATCAGTCCCACCGGAGACGCCGTGCCCTTCGGGGACAGCGTGCTCGCGATGGTGCTGGCCGTGGTGTACATCGTGATCCAACTGGCCTGGGTGGCGGGTCTCGCGCTGCTGCTGAGCGTGTCCACCGACGCGCCGCTCGGCGCGGTCGGCGGGGCCGTACTGGTGGCGATCGTCTCGCAGATCCTCGATCAGATCACCGCGCTCGGTGACCTGCGGGACTTCCTGCCCACGCATTTCTCCTTCGCCTGGATGGATCTCGTCTCCACGGAAGTGGACTGGTCGGATATGGCCACCGGGGCGTTGTCCTCGGTGATCTACGGGACGGTGTTCGTGCTGCTGGCCGCCCGCCGGTTCGCCACCAAGGACGTCACGAGCTGAGCCGCCGGCGATCGGTCGCCAGCCGGGCGTGCATCTCGACGTCGTACCGGGCCTCGCCGTAGCGAAGCTTCTTGCGTTGCACGCCTTCCGGGCGGTAGCCCGCGCGGAGGGCGACCCGGCAGGACGCCGGGTTGTTCACCCGATGGCCGAGCTCCAGCCGGAACAGTCCGAGCTCCCGCAAAGCCCATTCGCTCACGGCGCGGCAACCCGCGGTGGCCACACCCCTGCCGCGCGCCGGCCGGGTGGTCCAGTAGGACACCCAGCCGGTGCCATGCCGGTGGTCCACCGAGGTCACCTCGGCGTTGCCGAGCACGACCCCGGCCCGGCTGGTGATCGCCCAGGCGTACCCGGAACCCGCCT
Proteins encoded in this region:
- a CDS encoding ABC transporter permease; translation: MSDEGKDTVGEQNARLDHGVHTDPAALRELTAAAEHERTEVGPDGAVAGYRAGRTLRLSVELRRQLRRRRTQLVFGLVALLPFVLVIAFEIGEANPNRRSGGFVDLATASAPNFVVLTVMVSGTFLLPMIVALFFGDTIASESSWSSLKYLLAIPVPRHRVLRQKAIASALLSAATLALLPAVALLAGVLWYGAGEAISPTGDAVPFGDSVLAMVLAVVYIVIQLAWVAGLALLLSVSTDAPLGAVGGAVLVAIVSQILDQITALGDLRDFLPTHFSFAWMDLVSTEVDWSDMATGALSSVIYGTVFVLLAARRFATKDVTS
- a CDS encoding GNAT family N-acetyltransferase, giving the protein MTERLEADGGLILRPWDADDVDAVLAAFTDEDLWRQSVESVDTPDAAAAWLTARARHWEAGSGYAWAITSRAGVVLGNAEVTSVDHRHGTGWVSYWTTRPARGRGVATAGCRAVSEWALRELGLFRLELGHRVNNPASCRVALRAGYRPEGVQRKKLRYGEARYDVEMHARLATDRRRLSS